In the Rhododendron vialii isolate Sample 1 chromosome 2a, ASM3025357v1 genome, AACAGGATTGGCAGAAAAGCCGGTTGTGGCTCATGACACGGAGAGACCGCTAGTGAAGAAGTTAAGAACGGTAAATCTGCAATTGGGTACAAGACAACGTTGTACTTTGAGATTGCCGCCGATGAACCTATTGCAATGGACGGGCCTGTGGAAAAAGGCCACTGGATCATGCAAGAGTACTCTCTCCGTGATGGCAATACTGATAAAAGTAAAGGCAAATATGTTCTTTGTAGGATAAAAAGATTCGAATCAAAGTACACCAAGGTATCTccgagaaaaagaaagaatgttGAGGCTGCCACTACTAATAATGACCTTGTAGTTTCGAAACCTGTAAAGTGTGTTAGAACTGAGGTTATGCAAGAAAAGAAGATGGAGTGTGATATTACTACGACACCGGATACAGAAGTTGTTCCCTTCTCAAAAGATCAACAATTTGTGCAAGATCAGAGTTTTCTAATGAGTGACGATGCGAATGAGTTAACCGTTGAAGAACTTGAAGCTATTTGGGAACAGGAGGAGCAAGGAAGTTATTCACCTTTGCATTGTGATAATTCTGCACTTGTTCCATTGGATAGCAATACTGTAACGTCAAATACAAACTTTCACATGCCTACAGCGTGTCTTGATGAATCAGTTCCGGTTGTGGAACAACAACAAGGTTTTGGGCTTGATTGTAATGCATTTGGAAATATCTCTTCGACTCCCAAACATGATTGGGTACAGTATTCGAACCCCTCTCACATAGGGGCacaaaatttatcaaatacAGAAGCCTGGTTGAGTGCGGAGCTTCTTCCAAGCGATCAAGAGAGTGAAGGGTGTTGAAAATTTTACGGAATTTCAGATGAATGAAATTGGGGCTACCGGAGGGTCTCTCGAGGCAACCGATCGAGCATGTGCCGGATTCGTTGTATCTGGACgtaccacaatcaatagacgtattgatgtgtggaTTCTGTAACCCCCGAAACTCCCCCATGATTGTGAATTCAAATCCCGTAACCTCCCTATTCATTGGCAGAATTCATTGGAGAATTCATGGCTGCATTTATCATCCTGGAGTTACAATTGTCACCtcctttgcctataaaaggaggctCACGTTTTTGGAGAAGTCACCAGCAAACTCACAACATTCTAGCACACTCTGAAATtcgttcttgagagagagagaggcaggctGTAGTCAGTTTGCCAAGGCGGTCAACGGCGGTGTTCCGACGACCTGCGGTTTAGCcaagccaaccctgggaggaagacgctGAACAAgaacctacaacaccgacggtaggcggcgaatctttcttaaggagactgtggtatcacacatgACTCGGTTTGATTTTTTCTGGAAATTCAGTTTGTATCTCGACTGTTTTATTCTGCTCTgcatttgtatttttgtttcgattatgtaattgttacaatattaatgaaattgttctATGGAATTATATGTTAtgttgaaattttcccaacaaagGGTTCTTGTTTCCAAACTCCATGTTTCATGCCACAGCAGAACCATCACCGATATTCTCTTTTTCCAATGATTTGGTTTTGGATCAGCAGAAAAATAACATGTCAGAACATCTTCCCTCAATATGGTGGTGAGATTAATCATTCCTGAAGAACGAGGAATGGAGCTAGCAACATCAAGAGCAAGAGAGTGCACATTGTGGTATGTATGTAGTGTGTCCGTCCGAGGGGTCGCTTCTAAGTAATCAAAATTCCAACAAGTTGAAGATATTGTTGTTTAAATTCAGTATGTTTTTATCAGTTTAACGATTATTCGACTGTGGAATATGTATCTTATTCTATTTGCCTAATGGTTTGCTTCTCCTATTTTCCAATTggggtttgcttcttttgtacGATATGCAGCCCAAAATTTGCTGCATATCAAAGGGATATGaactcttttatttatttctctaGTGGTAGATTatgaaaacatgttttcattATATgcccgtaaaaaaaaaaaaatgattccgGTGGTAATGTGATGAATGGAATAAGGCTGTTGAGTGGGCGAAACCAATGTTTGCACAGATGCTGGTTCTATATTAACTGAAAGAAAGGTTTCAGtttgaagcaaaaaatttaactgataCGTATGGGCTACAATTTTTTCTTATTAGGTTtgttgctttgtttggtttggtggaAAGCTGCTCATCAGGGGAATTAGTACTTGAAACGCGGAGCTCCAaagtgaattcttttttttttttttctgcattaACAATTATTGCTGTTGATCAATTTTGCCCGACTTGATTTCGTAGTTTTTTCCCCCCACTTATTGTGAACTCTTAATACATGAACTCAAGAAGGAGAAAGCCCCTAACAACTTCAGTCTTTAGAATCCAGAAAATCTCGAATCCAAATTGAGATCCATAACACATGTTGATGTAGAGTCTCCTACACCTTTTCCAATTGGATTGTTCCTTATGGGACAGAGACAAAAGCGAAGGATTGATCAGAAATGTAGCAATATATCAAACTCAAACATCACAAATAGGAACTAAATTTTTGTGCAGTGGCAATATGATGAATGACATGATATTTCTGGATATTCCATATGGAAACTTGTTATGGGGAAAAGAAAGTTAAGTAAGCATGGAACCTACTGTCATCGAAATTTTCAATTAATGCTGCCTATAAGAGTTTTAATTCTCCAATGAAACATGAAACTGTTGATTATGTGCAGTACTAGCACCTCGACTCATCTCCTCCGATCCCCAGTCCTAGTCAAAGGCAGGTCGATTATTTGCGTCGGGACTATGAACTATTCTGCCTACAGTTTAAGTGTGACATCCCACTTTTTTttccggtaaaaaaaaaacttttgacccaaataattaaatctttcatttctctttttcaaacttcttaATAGATGGAATTTTTTAGTACCCTCCATCCCACTTTGTTGTGCCTGTTTCATTATTGGCACctcacaaaaaattgtctatatatcacaatctataatattttttatgatttcaaaaactttatttaaaagaattaattgagatctatcaaacaagatccctattaaatatataaaatattactgtataaattaagagatatagacaattttttaagacgtccaaaaaaagaaacatgcaCAGCAAAGTGGGACAGAGTGAGTATATAGGAGCAGCCTGCAATCCGAAGTGAGGATGATCAGGACGACACATTTTATATAAAATTCTTGACATTTgcttaaaaattcataacttgaagaaaaaaattcataacattacAAATGTTATGAAATTTATGTTCAATGTTACGAATTGCAAAGTATACAAAAGGATTACGAATACAAGACTAGTGTTACAAACTTATTGAGGGAATTCAACTGGGTACATAGTGCTGTAAACAAGTACTAGCAAACTAGGGATCGATGTATCATGATAACGAGATCAACTGACAGAAGAGCTCAATACTTGTCACACTGCGTCGGCGTAAACGATACGGTGTTTTTGGATAGGTCATACAACACCATGTAGTTCTGCTGCTGCACATTCCCGTATATGGAGAAACCGAACGACGGTTCGATGGCCAAACACGTGACCCCCAATCCGGGTATGAAAATGCTCGAATTCCCTAGAAAATAGTTCTCCGTCGGCAAATCTACATCCGCGCCTGTGAAATGGAATATCAGTTTGGGTATCACCACGCTAGCGGGATTGGGTGGCAATTTGAAGCAGAGATCAAGCCCGGTGACATTGAATACGTCGACAACCGGAAGCTTTACTTGTTTGATAAACTGTTCTCTGACAAGAAGATACGCGTTGAAGTCCAGATACGTAATTGTTGTGCCAGAGTCTAAGATTACGCCTCCAGACCCATCAGGATTGATTTGAAAAGTTGTTTTGTTTACGGGCAATCTAGTGCTACCAATTGTGATTCCTTCGAGAGAGAGATAGTAAAAAGTGGGAATGAATGGGTTTTGAAGCAAAGGGGTGGTTTTGTTCGGCCCAGCAGCAGCTCGTTGGGAGCCTATCAGAAGGGTACTAGGTTTGGCATCACCATAAGAAGTTAAACAATATGAAAACTGGGGCTCGCGCAACTGGGAGATGAGCGACAAGGGTCCGCGTCCGAGGCCTATCAGGCCCTCGGTCCCGTTGTCGAATCCCAAATTAAATAGACCACAACCGAACGTTACTTTCGGCACCTTGACCTTCTCGAAAGTAAAGGTCTCGGTGCCTAAAAAACCTGAAGTTATCCCACTTCCGTATTCGTAGATATACACGCACCCGTAGAACGGGTTGCAATTTGAATATGGCAGAAGGTCTAGGCAATATTTGCTGGTGCATGACACATTTGAAAAAGAGGAGGATTTCTTTGGATCAAAAAACGGATCGGACTGAGGAACACACTCGAGACAAGGCTGGCATTGAGTCCATATGAGGTCGCTGCCGGTATCCATTAAAGCCGAGTAAGAATTCGGCGGGGTCCCTATCGAGAAGTTCATGAAGTAAGCGCCCGGTCCTGCATAAACCGTGGTCGTCAGTTCTGGTTGGTTAGCTGTCGAAACCATTTCATTGAACTTTTGGAGCCTGGCATTGGAACGCTTTACTGCCCGGTATAAACGCTCAGATTTAGTGAAGCTTTCACCCGAATCAATGTGGTTTAGAGTAACTTTGAAACCAGTTTTCATCAGTTGATCCTGATGATTATCAAGAGCTCGACGTGGCGTGGAAAATGCGGGTGAAATGGATATGAGAATCAAAGCTAGGGTAAGAAAGAGGAAGGAGGATAGAGATGGTGGTGATGAAGCCATGATGAGTGGAGTGAGAAATAAGACACATGTATATTGGGTATTTATACAGGGTTTAGGGAAGAAAATGTCTTGGGTATCCAATAGAATGAGCATgacatttttattattatttttctcggcaaaagaatAGATTTTATTAATGAATGGAATGGAACATACAAAGATTAATAGTATATGAACATGACGTTCgttgaaaaaagagaggacatggtaaacatttatatatattattaagAAGAATAGGAGGACATCTAATCTTAGTTAATATAAAAAGGGAGGGTATCAATTtgtattttcaacttttttttaacgaaaagaTGAACCCAGTTATATtaatacaaaaataaagtacAACAAATCAACGATACAAAATactacaacaataacaacaaaacaaaaatagagatAAGCCGTGTCTACATTAATTTATAAAGAGAAGCCGCGCGCTACGTTAATTTATCCAAATCAATGAGTacctttaatttaatttcttaCCCGATTTCCTATATATGCATTCAAAcaagttcttattttcttttgtcctCCTATTTCTCATCGATCAAATTTGTAATTCTTCCTATtggaatttttcaaaattcggtGAATGAAATAGAGGAATTTGGAGGGGTCTCTCGAAGCAACTGAAAGACCTCCTTTTGGGGGTTCATCGATTCAGTAAATTGGATGTTTAATATTGCGCTGCTGGTTAATACCAAGGATCACCCCTATGATGTGAAAATTCATTCACCCACTTTCGAGTAATGATTTTCGGAATGGAGCTCGGGGGTCACCTTCTTACTTAAATTGTTGGCAATCCCGTTTCCACGCTGG is a window encoding:
- the LOC131317843 gene encoding aspartic proteinase nepenthesin-1-like; translated protein: MASSPPSLSSFLFLTLALILISISPAFSTPRRALDNHQDQLMKTGFKVTLNHIDSGESFTKSERLYRAVKRSNARLQKFNEMVSTANQPELTTTVYAGPGAYFMNFSIGTPPNSYSALMDTGSDLIWTQCQPCLECVPQSDPFFDPKKSSSFSNVSCTSKYCLDLLPYSNCNPFYGCVYIYEYGSGITSGFLGTETFTFEKVKVPKVTFGCGLFNLGFDNGTEGLIGLGRGPLSLISQLREPQFSYCLTSYGDAKPSTLLIGSQRAAAGPNKTTPLLQNPFIPTFYYLSLEGITIGSTRLPVNKTTFQINPDGSGGVILDSGTTITYLDFNAYLLVREQFIKQVKLPVVDVFNVTGLDLCFKLPPNPASVVIPKLIFHFTGADVDLPTENYFLGNSSIFIPGLGVTCLAIEPSFGFSIYGNVQQQNYMVLYDLSKNTVSFTPTQCDKY